A region of Puniceicoccales bacterium DNA encodes the following proteins:
- a CDS encoding DUF1343 domain-containing protein: MNAFIRFLWLSLVGVFLYYTACYRVMPNKFAVKLGIDILKREKFDIIKGKRIGVLTNQAAVDSIGNPTWKILKEVCEDNLIAIFAPEHGLKGKFLAGETFSSDEEDGILVYAMYGYDAKPKKSWLEEIDMIVIDLQDLGIRHYTYYSSMIYMLAACAEEQIPVVVLDRPNPLGRYIGGPSMDKKWCSFLGPIANMPMFHGMTIGEIANYVKNADIDIDANDSNYYGEYTAPLHVSSKTLANLDLQIIKMEFWERDMTWPEIGIPWNKNSPRISTWSSVLDYAMVPILHLVCKNPDCKARLYVDFANDRHFGNIYLKNKDCNDVLDEIESIKPKILTGCSMRIAETQDQRRGKIKYLSLNVKDIKKTIPAILSLALLSISQRNENGKKNIDWIDCDEDLKSVIAKGIGDDELISALFDGKEIDIKYFREKWDFQAKEFIKSIAKYYLYNE; this comes from the coding sequence ATGAATGCGTTTATAAGATTTTTATGGTTATCTCTCGTTGGTGTTTTTTTATATTATACTGCCTGTTATAGAGTAATGCCAAATAAATTTGCTGTAAAACTTGGCATAGATATTTTAAAGAGGGAAAAATTTGACATTATTAAAGGCAAACGCATTGGTGTTTTAACCAATCAGGCTGCTGTGGATAGCATTGGAAATCCCACGTGGAAAATTTTGAAGGAAGTCTGTGAAGATAATTTAATTGCCATATTTGCACCTGAGCATGGACTGAAAGGCAAATTTTTAGCCGGTGAAACCTTCAGTTCAGACGAAGAGGATGGCATACTTGTCTATGCCATGTATGGCTATGATGCAAAACCGAAAAAATCATGGCTAGAAGAAATAGATATGATTGTAATAGATTTGCAAGATCTTGGCATTAGGCATTATACCTATTATTCGTCCATGATATATATGTTAGCTGCCTGTGCCGAAGAGCAAATTCCTGTGGTCGTTTTGGATAGACCAAATCCATTGGGCAGATATATTGGTGGACCAAGTATGGACAAAAAATGGTGCTCATTCCTTGGTCCCATTGCCAATATGCCAATGTTTCATGGCATGACCATCGGTGAAATTGCCAACTATGTAAAAAATGCTGACATAGATATCGATGCCAATGACAGCAATTACTATGGAGAATATACTGCACCATTGCATGTTTCATCAAAAACTTTGGCTAATCTGGATCTACAGATTATCAAAATGGAATTCTGGGAACGCGATATGACATGGCCAGAAATTGGCATACCTTGGAATAAAAATTCCCCTAGAATTTCAACCTGGAGCTCGGTCTTAGACTATGCCATGGTTCCAATATTGCATCTGGTTTGCAAAAATCCCGATTGCAAAGCAAGATTATATGTGGATTTTGCCAATGACAGACATTTTGGAAATATATATTTAAAAAATAAGGACTGCAATGACGTATTAGATGAAATAGAAAGCATAAAACCGAAGATATTGACTGGATGCTCTATGCGTATAGCAGAAACCCAAGATCAACGAAGGGGAAAAATAAAATATTTATCATTGAATGTAAAAGATATAAAAAAAACCATACCAGCAATACTAAGCCTAGCATTGTTATCCATATCCCAAAGGAATGAAAATGGCAAAAAAAATATCGATTGGATTGATTGCGATGAAGATCTAAAATCCGTAATAGCAAAAGGCATTGGTGATGATGAATTAATATCAGCATTATTTGATGGAAAAGAAATAGATATTAAATATTTTAGAGAAAAATGGGATTTCCAGGCCAAAGAGTTTATAAAATCTATAGCAAAATATTATCTGTATAATGAGTAA
- a CDS encoding DUF1343 domain-containing protein, whose protein sequence is MGHVSKTPSVKLGIDVLKERKFDILQGKRVGILTHYAAVDSSGKTTLAILKEALGKNLMAIFAPEHGLHGDCLDGKSFDSTKEGNTQVYAMYGLDGKPKAEWLNNLDVVVIDLRDIGIRYYTYWSSMIYMLAACAEESVKVIVLDRPNPLSGEYVGGPVIEQEWCSFLGPIDGMPMFHGMTIGEIANYIASTGIAIDAKNNIFRTSLKISSGVVSRTDIGLVTPPGVLSKLDLQVIKMEGWKRSMIWPETELKWTETSPRIKLWRDLCDYALTAPLCSITGNSGFSIKFKIDYNDNRHFGNIHFRKNQKKLNYESMIEKMKQIDPESLAGCSTKMLKVDDKRCLLVNVLDLKKTIPSLFGLTVTSIAQKWSDWEQINKYDKPLALMIKKHIGDREFIETLFAGKEIDVKYFRNKWENQAKEFIEKTSPYYLYK, encoded by the coding sequence TTGGGGCATGTTTCCAAAACACCATCCGTAAAACTTGGCATAGATGTGCTAAAGGAGAGAAAGTTTGACATTCTTCAAGGAAAGCGCGTGGGAATTTTAACCCACTATGCAGCCGTAGATTCATCTGGAAAGACCACATTGGCCATACTAAAGGAAGCGCTGGGCAAAAATCTAATGGCCATATTCGCACCAGAACATGGACTACATGGAGACTGTCTAGATGGAAAATCATTTGATAGTACCAAGGAAGGAAATACGCAAGTATATGCAATGTATGGACTTGACGGAAAGCCTAAGGCCGAATGGTTGAATAACTTAGACGTGGTGGTAATAGACTTGCGCGACATTGGCATCAGGTACTATACCTATTGGTCATCAATGATATATATGTTGGCAGCCTGTGCTGAGGAAAGCGTAAAGGTCATCGTCCTGGATAGACCCAATCCATTGAGTGGCGAATATGTGGGTGGACCAGTCATAGAACAGGAATGGTGTTCATTTTTGGGTCCTATTGATGGAATGCCCATGTTCCATGGCATGACCATTGGTGAAATAGCAAACTATATAGCCAGCACTGGCATTGCCATAGATGCAAAAAATAATATTTTTAGAACTTCACTGAAAATTTCCTCTGGTGTGGTATCTAGAACTGACATAGGATTAGTTACACCACCTGGTGTATTGTCGAAATTGGATTTACAAGTGATTAAAATGGAAGGGTGGAAACGATCCATGATTTGGCCGGAAACTGAATTAAAATGGACCGAAACTTCACCGAGAATCAAACTTTGGAGAGATCTCTGTGACTACGCTCTAACTGCACCATTATGTTCCATCACTGGCAACAGTGGATTTAGCATAAAATTCAAAATTGATTACAATGACAATAGACATTTTGGAAATATACATTTTCGAAAAAATCAAAAAAAACTGAACTATGAAAGCATGATAGAAAAGATGAAACAGATAGATCCAGAATCATTAGCTGGATGCTCGACAAAAATGCTAAAGGTTGATGATAAACGATGTTTATTGGTAAATGTCCTAGATCTAAAAAAGACCATTCCGTCATTATTTGGCCTAACGGTTACTTCCATTGCCCAAAAATGGTCCGACTGGGAACAAATCAATAAATACGACAAGCCCCTTGCACTGATGATAAAAAAACACATTGGAGATCGTGAATTTATAGAGACGCTATTTGCTGGCAAAGAGATTGATGTAAAATATTTTCGAAATAAATGGGAAAACCAGGCCAAGGAATTTATAGAAAAAACATCACCCTATTATTTATATAAATGA
- a CDS encoding MotA/TolQ/ExbB proton channel family protein, protein MKIFSSDFLFFGDGLMLLLIVVGIIAIAVFIERLLFLKKCKINAQIFVDGIKVAVKEGRIIEAITLCEENTGSVANVIKIALVNAQEKVDSLERIMKDPVLLEISSYESNVGVLRCVAKIAPMIGMIGVAMSFLHIFDKINDANAYVGASLFSSEITTAIALISAGLGVAVFSNLGYHLIHGIINGMIYDLEWTYNEMIQFLSMNKSK, encoded by the coding sequence ATGAAAATTTTTTCATCAGATTTTCTTTTTTTTGGCGATGGATTGATGCTTTTACTTATCGTTGTGGGTATAATAGCTATAGCTGTGTTTATCGAAAGGCTGCTGTTTTTAAAAAAATGTAAGATAAATGCTCAGATTTTTGTGGATGGTATAAAGGTTGCTGTCAAAGAAGGCCGCATCATTGAAGCCATTACGCTGTGCGAGGAAAATACTGGTTCTGTTGCAAATGTAATCAAAATTGCTTTGGTCAATGCCCAGGAAAAGGTAGACTCCCTTGAAAGAATCATGAAAGATCCTGTGTTGCTAGAAATAAGTTCCTATGAATCCAATGTAGGTGTGTTGAGATGTGTTGCTAAAATTGCGCCTATGATTGGAATGATAGGTGTGGCCATGTCCTTTCTTCATATTTTTGATAAAATTAATGATGCCAATGCCTATGTGGGAGCTAGTCTTTTTTCATCGGAAATTACCACGGCCATTGCCCTAATATCCGCAGGCCTAGGTGTGGCTGTTTTCTCAAATTTAGGCTACCATCTTATTCATGGCATTATCAATGGAATGATCTATGATTTGGAGTGGACCTATAATGAAATGATTCAATTTTTATCCATGAATAAATCAAAATGA
- the ispH gene encoding 4-hydroxy-3-methylbut-2-enyl diphosphate reductase, with protein sequence MKIIVDKNIGLCHGVKLAIKIALETSNNCPGKVYTCGKLVHNFQILQKLETHGIVEMDENSEPNKFKDIILIRAHGISPDKKQMLKKHGCPIVDCTCPYVKKISKILEKFSKNMYDIIILGDKNHAEIQGLIGYVKTKIYVIQNETEVRELTTMIADKTNKLLLLAQSTLDCEFFNFAETFLTECFSNLITINTICKATKARQQGLKNLISTGTDAIIVIGDKTSANSRRLASIANKHCPKVFYIENIDQAKMLNLKGIDTIGITSGASVPNSLINDIAAYLETIG encoded by the coding sequence GTGAAAATCATAGTGGATAAAAATATCGGTCTTTGCCACGGAGTGAAATTGGCCATTAAGATCGCATTGGAAACATCCAATAATTGCCCGGGAAAGGTTTATACTTGCGGAAAATTAGTCCATAATTTTCAGATACTTCAGAAACTTGAAACCCATGGAATAGTTGAAATGGATGAAAATTCCGAACCAAATAAATTCAAAGATATCATACTGATTCGAGCCCATGGCATTTCACCGGATAAAAAACAGATGCTGAAAAAACATGGATGCCCCATTGTCGATTGTACCTGTCCCTATGTGAAAAAAATTTCGAAAATTTTAGAAAAATTCTCAAAAAATATGTATGATATAATAATCCTTGGAGATAAAAATCATGCTGAAATCCAAGGACTTATCGGCTATGTAAAAACCAAGATCTATGTGATACAAAATGAAACCGAAGTTCGAGAGCTTACAACCATGATTGCCGATAAAACCAACAAATTGCTGCTTTTAGCCCAATCCACATTGGATTGTGAATTTTTCAATTTTGCAGAAACCTTTTTGACCGAATGTTTTTCCAATTTGATTACAATAAATACCATATGCAAAGCCACAAAAGCTAGGCAACAGGGACTTAAGAATTTGATTTCCACTGGAACAGATGCCATCATTGTGATAGGTGATAAAACATCAGCCAATAGCCGTCGATTAGCATCCATTGCTAACAAACATTGTCCAAAGGTATTTTATATAGAAAATATTGATCAGGCGAAAATGCTAAATCTAAAAGGAATAGATACAATAGGCATCACCTCCGGCGCATCCGTCCCAAATTCTTTGATAAATGACATAGCTGCCTACCTTGAAACCATTGGTTGA
- a CDS encoding biopolymer transporter ExbD, whose amino-acid sequence MRLFIFRDVSSLKEPDSTVDVWSVLCIVLFLFGIFLMGARFVFPPGIHLELPRADNISTSKIHGILTIRSSDMLLFNGRIFALSDLENELKFFIKVKNDSNEKIIILVRPDKNLGLGEFIHICEIIKSSGINEIHVAAEKSRYQPMVSR is encoded by the coding sequence ATGAGGCTGTTCATATTTAGAGATGTAAGTTCTTTAAAAGAACCAGATAGTACAGTTGATGTGTGGTCAGTTTTGTGCATCGTATTATTTTTATTTGGCATATTTTTGATGGGAGCTAGATTTGTATTTCCTCCAGGGATTCATCTGGAATTACCAAGGGCTGACAATATTTCCACATCGAAGATCCATGGTATTTTAACCATACGCTCATCGGATATGCTACTGTTCAATGGGCGGATATTTGCTTTATCGGATTTAGAAAATGAGTTAAAATTTTTCATAAAAGTTAAAAATGACAGCAACGAGAAGATTATAATTCTAGTCAGGCCTGATAAAAATCTAGGCCTAGGAGAGTTCATCCATATTTGCGAAATTATAAAATCGTCTGGTATAAATGAAATTCATGTGGCAGCTGAAAAATCACGGTATCAACCAATGGTTTCAAGGTAG
- a CDS encoding putative Na+/H+ antiporter, translating into MDLFNIIASSIFLGAIVHTFLAPKFAKVAKVFEANNDHLVAKIFEICSEIELVFFIWLLPLIALIYLAKGWPEVAAYFGTKVDYTEAVFVVAIMSIAGTRPIIELAKSILGKIAHKGGDTPLSWWLSIMILGPLFGSFITEPAAMTIAAILLSKQFYDLNPSDSLKYATLALLFVNISVGGTLTNFAAPPILMIAHQWNWSSSQIFFNFGIKAIIGIIVASSLYALLFKKEFQRLASVRTKAMDNKPQKIPPFITIIHILFLGLCIANAHSIVLLMGILLFFLGFLQITSEYQYKFELKNPLLVGIFLAGLVSHGNLQKWWIEPLLGNLNQLQLFLGATLLTSFNDNAAITYLSSLVPKFANDVMLQKAVIAGAVTGGGLTVIANAPNPAGQSILGKYFHEISPMKLFSWAVIPTLILGLFLYF; encoded by the coding sequence ATGGATCTATTTAATATTATAGCATCTTCTATCTTTTTAGGTGCGATTGTTCACACATTTCTTGCACCGAAATTCGCGAAAGTTGCCAAAGTCTTTGAAGCTAACAATGATCATCTGGTTGCCAAGATATTCGAAATCTGTAGCGAAATCGAATTGGTTTTTTTCATTTGGTTGCTTCCATTGATCGCATTGATCTATCTGGCCAAGGGATGGCCTGAAGTTGCGGCATATTTCGGTACAAAGGTGGATTACACCGAAGCGGTATTTGTGGTTGCCATAATGTCCATTGCCGGCACCAGGCCGATCATCGAATTAGCCAAATCAATCCTTGGAAAAATTGCCCATAAAGGAGGCGATACGCCGTTGAGCTGGTGGCTATCGATAATGATCCTAGGGCCATTGTTTGGCTCGTTTATTACTGAACCTGCGGCCATGACCATTGCTGCAATTTTGCTATCAAAGCAGTTCTATGATCTCAATCCTTCGGACAGCTTAAAATATGCCACCTTGGCACTTCTGTTTGTAAATATTTCCGTGGGCGGGACTTTGACAAATTTTGCTGCACCACCGATCCTAATGATTGCCCATCAATGGAATTGGAGCTCATCCCAGATTTTTTTCAATTTTGGGATAAAAGCCATTATTGGTATTATTGTGGCTAGTTCTCTATATGCATTATTATTCAAAAAAGAATTCCAAAGGCTTGCCAGCGTTCGGACAAAAGCCATGGATAATAAACCTCAAAAAATTCCACCATTTATAACCATTATTCATATTCTATTTTTAGGATTATGCATTGCCAATGCCCATAGCATAGTTCTATTGATGGGCATTCTTTTATTTTTTCTTGGCTTTTTGCAAATAACCAGCGAATATCAATATAAATTCGAGTTAAAAAATCCGCTATTGGTTGGAATTTTTTTGGCTGGATTGGTTAGCCATGGCAATTTACAGAAATGGTGGATCGAACCGCTGCTTGGAAATTTGAACCAACTGCAACTGTTTCTTGGGGCAACGCTATTGACATCCTTCAATGATAATGCGGCTATAACCTATCTATCGTCACTGGTACCAAAGTTTGCCAACGATGTGATGCTGCAGAAAGCAGTGATTGCTGGAGCCGTAACTGGTGGAGGTCTGACGGTGATTGCCAATGCACCAAATCCGGCCGGGCAATCGATTTTAGGAAAATATTTCCATGAAATTTCTCCAATGAAACTTTTCAGTTGGGCCGTAATTCCAACCCTAATTCTCGGCTTATTTCTGTATTTTTAA